Genomic segment of Streptomyces longhuiensis:
GGCGCCGTTGTCGGTGTCGGTGATCCTCGCGAAGCCGTTGCCGTCGAGGGGCGGGCCGAGGATCCGCTTGAGCGTCGTGCCGTTCGCGTCGACGTTGCCGCCGCGTGCCTGGCCCGACTCGACCTTGCCGATCGCGGCGAGGAGCTGCCAGGGGAGATTGCAGCCCGGCTTGGTCGCGGCGAGCTCCGCCTCGGCCTTCTTGTAGGCGTCGAGGACGGTGGCCGGGATACCGGACTCGTTCGCGCCGGTACCCGTGCCGCCCGGGCTGCCGGGACCCGTACTGGGCGGCGCGGTGGGGCTGTTGAGGTCCGGCAGATCGGTGTAGTACGGGGAGTTGCCGGTCGCCGAGTCGCCGGGCGAGGGCGCCGCGTCGGCGGCGGACTGTCTGCCGTTCTGCGTGTCCGTGAAGCCGGGCGCCTGGGACGCGGAAAGTGCCGCCACGGCGGCAGCCGCCACAGCGGTCGTCATCGCGGACCTGCGCAACCGCTTTCCGAATAGCGCCGCCATACCGTGAGCCCCTCCGATTGCCGACCGTTTACGGGTCAGTCCGCGCTCCCCGGCGCGGAGTGACCCAGGCGACACTACGACAACTTCCGGCGCCCAGGCACCCGTTCGTGCCCGATTTTTGCCGGTTGGCCATGTAGGCGTTACCGCGGTCGCCACGGGCCATACTGAGCGGCACCGCGTAGGCGCCGCATCAGGAACCGTCCGAGGGGGACCACTTGCCGTTCACGATCAGCCATGCCGCGGCCGTGCTGCCGGCCGTCCGCCGCGACGGTACCGGGCGCGGCGCGCTCGTGCCCTCGCTGCTGGTGGCGGGCTCGTTCGCGCCCGACGTGACGTACTTCGCGGCGAGCGCGGTGCCGGGGGCGATGGAGTTCGGGGACTTCACCCACTCCTTCCCGGGCGTCTTCACGATCGACGTGGCCGTCGCCGCTGTACTGGTCGGTCTGTGGCGCCTGTTGCGGGAACCGGTGATCGCGCTGCTGCCGGGGCGGGTGCGGGGGCAGGTCCTCGTGGTGGCGCGAGGTGCGGGCACCGGGCGTCCGGCCGGCGCCTTCGCGTGGGAGCGGCGGCCGGTGGCCGCGGTGTGGTGGTGGTACGTGTCCGCCGTCCTGGGCGCGACGACGCACGTGGTGTGGGACGCGTTCACGCATCTCGACCGGTGGGGCATGCGCGTCTTCCCGGTCCTCGGCGAGGAGATCGCCGGCTCCCCTCTCTACTGGTACGCGCAGTACGGGGGTTCGGCGGTCGCGCTCGTGGTGATCGCGCTCTTCGTGGTGTCGGCGGTGCGCCGTGTCCCCTCGGCGGCCGCCGCCGACGCCCGCGCCGCGCTGCCTCAGCTCTCCGTGGGTGAGAGGTGGGTGGCGGCGCTCGTGATCGGCGGGTGCGTGGCGGTGGCCGCGGGGGTGCGGACGGTGCGCTGGTGGACGTACTGGGGCGCGGTCGCCAAGCCGTGGGAGATCATCCCGACCCTGTGCTTCGGCGGGGGCGCGGGCCTCGTCCTCGGTCTGGTCGTGTACGCGCTGCTCGTGCGGGGACGTCGAGGTCCGGCCGGACGCGAGGTGGCGCCGGCTCCGGTGAGACAACAACAACGGTGATACGACAGCGGTGAACGCGGTAAGGGGCGGAGCCCCTTGGCTCCGCCCCTTACCTGAACTACGGCTCACCTGAACAGCAGCCCGAACTACGGTCCGGGCGACAGCTCGAACCACGGCCGGCCGCAGGCTAGTGCGCCGCGGACTCCCAGTCCGGGCCGACGCCCACCGACACGTCCAGCGGCGCCCGCAGATGCACGGCCCCGGCCATCTCGCGCCGGACCAGCTCCTCCGCCGCCGCGGCCTCGCCCGGGGCGATCTCCAGGACGATTTCGTCATGGACCTGGAGCAGCAGCCGGGACTTGAGCTTCGCGTCCTTGAGCGCCTTGTCCACGTTCAGCATGGCGATCTTGACGATGTCGGCGGCCGTGCCCTGGATCGGCGCGTTGAGCGCCATGCGCTCGGCCATCTCACGGCGCTGGCGGTTGTCGCTGTTGAGGTCCGGCAGATACCGGCGTCGGCCGAGCATCGTCTCGGTGTAGCCCGTGGCGCGCGCCTCGTCGACGACGCGGCGCAGATAGTCGCGCACGCCGCCGAACCGCTCGAAGTACGTGTCCATGAGGACCCGCGCCTCGCCCGGCTCGATGTTCAGCTGCCCGGACAGGCCGAACGCGGACAGGCCGTAGGCGAGCCCGTACGACATGGCCTTGATCTTGCGGCGCATCTCCGCGTCGACGGCGGACCGCTCGACTCCGAAGACCTGCGCGCCGACCGTGGTGTGCAGGTCCTCGCCGGAGGTGAACGCCTCGAGGAGGCCCTCGTCCTCGGAGAGGTGCGCCATGACGCGCAGCTCGATCTGGCTGTAGTCCGCGGTCATGAGCGACTCGAAGCCCTCGCCGACGACGAAGCCGCGGCGGATGGCGCGGCCCTCGTCGGTGCGGACCGGGATGTTCTGCAGGTTCGGGTCGGTCGAGGAGAGCCGGCCCGTCGCGGCGACGGTCTGGTTGAACGTCGTGTGGATGCGGCCGTCCGCGGCGATCGTCTTGATGAGGCCCTCGACGGTGACCCGAAGCTTGGCCTGCTCGCGGTGGCGCAGCATGATCACGGGGAGTTCGTGGTCGGTCTGCGTGGCCAGCCAGGCGAGCGCGTCCGCGTCCGTCGTGTACCCGGTCTTCGTCTTCTTCGTCTTGGGGAGGTCGAGCTCGCCGAAGAAGACTTCCTGGAGCTGCTTGGGCGAGCCGAGGTTGAACTCGTGGCCCACGGAGGCGTGCGCCTCCTTCACGGCCTGCTGGACGGCGCCCCCGAACATCTGCTCCATGGCCTCCAGGTGGGCGCGGTCGGCGGCGATGCCGTGCCGCTCCATGCGCGCGAGGAGCGTGGACGTGGGCAGCTCGACGTCCTTGAGGAGATCGGCCGCGCCGACTTCCCGGAGCTTCCCGCCGAAGGCCTCGCCGAGGTCGAGGATCGCGCGGGCGTGCACCATGAGCGCGTCGGCCTCGGCCTGGTCGTCGTCCTCCGTACCGAAGGCGAGCTGTCCGTCGGCCGCGGCCGGGGCGAGCTCACGGCCCAGGTACTCCAGGGTCAGCGCGTCGAGCGCGAAGGAGCGGCGGCCGGGCTTGACCAGGTACGCGGCGAGCGCCGTGTCCATGGTGATGCCGTCCACGGTCCAGCCGTGCTCGGCGAAGACCCGCATGACGTTCTTCGCGTTGTGCAGGACCTTGGGCTTCGCGGCGTCGGCGAGCCACGCCGCGAACGCGTTCTCGTCGGCCTCGTCGAGCTGGGTGGGGTCGAACCAGGCGGCGGCTCCCCCGGCGCCGGCGAGCGCCACCTCGGTGACGGATCCCGCACCGAGCGCCCAGGTGTCGACCGTGGCGAGGCCCAGGGCGGCGTCGCCGTGCTCGGCGAGCCACGGGGCCACCTCGCCCGCGCCGAGCACCGAACCGTCGACGTCGACGCCGGGCTCGGCGGGCGTCTGCTCGGCCTCCTCGGCGCCCGGGTCGACGGCGAGGAGCCGCTCGCGCAGCGACGGGTTACGGATCTCCAGGGTGTCCAGGACCATCGCGACGGCCGTGCGGTCGTACGCGGCGCGCTCCAGGTCTTCGACCGTCTGGGGGAGCTCGACGTCGCGCACCATCTCGGTGAGCCGGCGGTTCAGCTTGACGGCTTCGATGTGGTCGCGGAAATTCTGCCCGGCCTTGCCCTTGACCTCTTCGGCGCGCTCCACGAGCTCGGCGAACGAACCGAACTGGTTGATCCACTTCGCGGCGGTCTTCTCGCCGACGCCGGGGATGCCCGGCAGGTTGTCCGACGGGTCGCCGCGCAGCGCCGCGAAGTCGGGGTACTGGGCCGGCGTGAGCCCGTACTTCTCCTCGACCTTCTCCGGCGTGAACCGCGTCAGCTCGGAGACGCCCTTCGTCGGGTAGAGCACCGTGACGTGATCGCTGACGAGCTGGAACGAGTCCCGGTCGCCGGTGACGACCAGCACGTCGAACCCGGCGGCCTCGGCCTGGGTGGCGAGCGTGGCGATGATGTCGTCCGCCTCGAACCCGTCGACCGCGAAGCGCGGGGTGTGCATCGCGTCGAGGAGCTCGCCGATCAGCTCGACCTGCCCCTTGAACTCGTCCGGGGTCTTCGAACGATTCGCCTTGTACTCCGTGAACTCCTCGGAGCGCCACGTCTTGCGCGAGACGTCGAACGCCACCGCGAAGTGCGTGGGCGCCTCGTCGCGCAGCGTGTTCGCCAGCATCGACGCGAAGCCGTAGATCGCGTTCGTCGGCTGTCCGGTCGCGGTCGTGAAGTTCTCCGCGGGCAGCGCGAAGAACGCGCGGTACGCCAGCGAATGCCCGTCCATGAGCATCAGCCGCGGCCGGCTGCCTGAGGTCTTCTTCTCGGTCTTCTTCGCTGCTGTCTCTGCCACGCCCCCGATCCTGCCACGCCCCACTGACAGTCCGGTCCGTCACGGGCCTCCGATGAGAGCTGTCAGTCGTGCGTGCGAGGATCGGCGACGTACCTCACACGCGTGCTCGAAGGGGAACAGACGATGGCAACGAAGCCGCCCACGGGGGATCCGGTCCAGGACGCGCCGCAGGTGGACGCGCCGCTGCGCGCCGCCGCCGGACTGCCCGCCGTCGCCCATTCCCTCAAGATCGCCCAGCAGCAGATGGGCGTGCGCCGCACCGCGCTCACCCTGCTCCGCGTCAACCAGAAAGACGGCTTCGACTGCCCGGGCTGCGCCTGGCCCGAGCCCGAGCACCGGCACAAGGCGGAGTTCTGCGAGAACGGCGCGAAGGCGGTCGCCGAGGAGGCCACCCTGCGCCGGGTCACGCCCGACTTCTTCGCCGCGCACCCGGTCGCCGACCTCGCGACCCGCTCCGGGTACTGGCTGGGCCAGCAGGGCCGCCTCACGCACCCCATGTATCTCGCGGACGGCGCCGAGCGCTACGAGCCGGTGTCCTGGGAGCGCGCCTTCGACATCATCGCCGAGGAGCTGACCGCCCTGGCCTCCCCCGACGAGGCCGTGTTCTACACCTCGGGCCGCACGAGCAACGAGGCGGCGTTCCTCTACCAGCTGTTCGCCCGCGAGTTCGGCACGAACAACCTGCCCGACTGCTCGAACATGTGCCACGAGTCGTCCGGTTCCGCGCTCACGGAGACCATCGGCATCGGCAAGGGCAGCGTCTCCCTGGAGGACCTCTACAAGTCCGACCTGATCATCGTGGCCGGGCAGAACCCGGGCACGAACCACCCGCGCATGCTCTCCGCCCTCGAGAAGGCGAAGGCGAACGGCTCGAAGATCATCACGATCAACCCGCTGCCCGAGGCCGGACTCGAACGCTTCAAGAACCCGCAGACCCCGCAGGGCATGCTCAAGGGCGCCACCCTGACCGACCTGTTCCTCCAGATCCGCCTCGGCGGGGACCAAGCCCTCTTCCGCCTCCTGAACAAGCTGATCCTGGAGACCGAAGGCGCCGTCGACGACACCTTCATAGCGGAACACACCCACGGCTACGAGGAGTTCACCGCGGCCGCCCGCGCCGCCGACTGGGACGCGACGCTGACGGCGACGGGCCTGGAGCGCGCCGAGATCGAGGAGGCCCTCGCCCTGGTGCTCGCCTCCGAGCGCACCGTCGTGTGCTGGGCGATGGGCCTCACCCAGCACAAGCACTCGGTGCCCACGATCCGCGAAGTGGTCAACTTCCTGCTCCTGCGCGGGAACATCGGCCGCCCCGGCGCGGGCGTGTGCCCGGTGCGCGGCCACTCCAACGTGCAGGGCGACCGCACCATGGGCGTCTTCGAGCGCCCCGCGCCCGCCTTCCTGGACGCCCTGGAGAAGGAGTTCGGCTTCGCACCGCCCCGCGAGCACGGCTTCGACGTCGTACGGGCCATCGAGGCGCTGCGCGACGGCGCGGCGAAGGTGTTCTTCGCGATGGGCGGCAACTTCGTGGCGGCCTCCCCCGACACCGACGTCACCGAGGCCGCGATGCGCCGCGCGGCCCTGACGGTGCACGTGTCGACGAAGCTCAACCGCTCCCACGCGGTCACCGGCGCGCGCGCCCTGATCCTGCCGACGCTCGGCCGCACTGAGCGGGACCTCCAGAGCAGCGGCGAGCAGTTCGTGACGGTCGAGGACTCCATGAGCATGGTCCACGCCTCACGCGGCCGCCTCGCGCCCGCGAGCAAGCACCTCCTGTCGGAACCGGCGATCGTGGCCCGCCTGGCGCGCCGCGTCCTGGGCGACGCGTCACGCACGCCCTGGGAGGAGTTCGAGAAGGACTACGCCACGGTCCGCGACCGCATCGCGAAGGTCATCCCGGGCTTCGAGGACTTCAACGCGCGCGTGACCGGTTCCGCCGGCCACCCCGGCGGCTTCACGCTGCCGCACGGCCCGCGCGACGAGCGGCGCTTCCCCACCGCCACCGGCAAGGCCAACTTCACGGCCGCGCCCGTCGCGTACCCGAAGCTCCCCGAGGGCCGGCTGCTGCTGCAGACCCTGCGCTCGCACGACCAGTACAACACCACCATCTACGGCCTCGACGACCGCTACCGCGGCATCAGGAACGGCCGCCGGGTCGTCCTCGTCAGCCCCCACGACGCCCAGGGCCTGGGCCTCGCGGACGGCTCCTACGTCGACCTGGTCAGCGAGTGGACGGACGGCGTGGAGCGCCGCGCCCCCGGCTTCCGCGTCGTTCACTACCCGACGGCCCGCGGCTGCGCGGCCGCGTACTACCCGGAGACCAACGTCCTGATCCCGCTGGACTCCACCGCTGACACCAGCAACACCCCCACCAGCAAGTCCGTCGTCGTCCGCCTGGAACAATCGGCGACCGACTGAGCGTTTGCTCAGGCAGCCGACCAGGCAGAACAGCACCCCACGCACGAACACCGACAGACGACGAACGGAGCCGGGCACCATGGGCGAGCACAGCAGCGTGAAGTTCCCGCAAGAGATCATCGACGAGTACGCGGCGCTCGGCGTCGACCTGCCCGCCCTGTTCTCCGCGGGGGACCTCGGCACCCGCATGGGCGTCCAGATCAAGGAAGCGTCCCCCGAGCGCGTCGTCGGCACCATGCCCGTCGAGGGCAACACCCAGCCCTACGGTCTCCTGCACGGCGGCGCGTCCGCGGTCCTCGCCGAGACCCTCGGCTCCGTCGGCTCGATGCTCCACGGCGGCAGTGCCAAGATCGCCGTCGGCGTCGACCTGAACTGCACGCACCACCGCGGCGCCCGCTCCGGCCTCGTCACCGGCGTCGCCACCCCCGTACACCGCGGCCGCTCCACGGCCACGTACGAGATCGTGATCACCGACGAGCAGGACCGGCGGGTCTGCTCGGCCCGCCTGACCTGCCTCCTCAAGGACATGCCCAAGAGCTGAGGCCTCACGTCCGACGCGGGACTCCGTCCGGCGAAGGACACATCGGGCGAAGGACTCGTCCGGCGCCGAGCTCGTCCGACGCAGGGCTCGTCCGGCCCCGGGCTCGTCCGACGCAGGGCTCGCCCGTCACCGGGCCGGTCCGCGACAGGCCGATCCAGCCGATCCACCACCACAAGGCTGGTCCGGTCCTGACAAGGACGGTCCTGACAGGGCTGCCCCGCCACGGGGCTCGTCCGCGACAGGGCTCGTCCATGACAGAGCTCGTCCGTGACAGGTCCGGTCCTGACCGGGCTGACCCGCCACGGGGCTCGTCCGTGACAAGGCTGGTCCGGTCCTGACAGGGCTGACCCGCCACAGGGCTCGTCCGTGACAGGGCTCGTCCAAGCCAGAGCTCGTCCGTGACCAGGCTGGTCCGGTCCTGACCGGGCCGGTCCGTCACAGGGCGCGACCACGATCACGACGCTCCACGCCGCTGTTCCCGGCACGGACGGCCACCGTCGCCGCGCCGGGCAGCGCAGGCGTCCCCCACGGGACGGGAGCCGTCCAGCACGGCACCTGGCCGCCGCCTACGCGAGTCCGGCCCGCCCACCGACAGGCCTCACCGCCCCACCGGACGCCTCGGCGCAGACGTTCACCAAGTCGCGACCCACCACTCAACTACCCGACGCAGAACAGCAGTTGAGGCCGTCGCCCGCATTGGCGGACTCTCCCCCTCCGCACCGGCGTTGAGCATGGCCGGTATCGGCCCCTCGTCGAGCCAGAACCTCCCTCCGACGACGGCGCCCCGCACACCCACATGCACGCCCAAGCCCACACCGACACCCTGTGGGCCGCCCCCCAACTCCCTCCACCCTTAAGAGCGTTGGGCGGCGCTTCCGTCACGCCTGCGCCGCACCCTGCAAGCCCTGCTCGTCGCAGTGACCGTCGCGGGGCGCCTACGCGCACACCGCCCTCACCACCACCCCCGGCCGCACCCTCCCCGATCCCTTACCCCTCCCAGGTCACCTTCCGGCACTACGAGGGAAGCGGCGCGCCGGACCCGCACCACCCGCGATCCGCCACCTTCCGCCTCACCGTCTCCGTGCGCGACACCCAGCCCGTGATCATCCGTCAAATACAAGTCGCACTACCGGGATTGCATACCCGCGTCATCCCCGCGCTGCCACTGACAGTGAAGGGCGGCACCCCGAAACCCCTCACTGTCGCATCTCCGTACACAAGCGCGCCACCCTGCCGCCCGGCTTCACCCTGCCGCACCTCGCCCTCGGCCTTCGGAACCGTCAGGCACAGCAGCAGCACAGCCACCACTTCGGCGGCGCCCGCCCCCGCGACCTCGCCGCCTGTCCGCACGCCGCCTGCGGGACGCCGAAGGGCACTCCGGGCCGCCCCGCGGACCGCGAACGGATCTCACATGGAAGTAACACTCGGTTACCTCTGTCGCAACAGAGCAATGCGGAGCGCGAGCCACCGCCCCCGAAGCGCCCGGCATCCGCCTCCCCAGCGGCACACTTCCACCCGCAAGGACCAAGATCACCCCAAGTTCCTTAGCGGAACAGCATGTTCTCCCCATGCGAGCGCCGGCACCCTCCGGCCAAAAGTCCCAATCGCCCCCACTGCACCCACCGACGAGCACCGCGTCATAACAAGAGCGTCACATCCTTCCCTCCTCAGCTCCCCACCCCACCCACCTGCGCTTATAGTCACGGCCAGTCACCGCGCCGCCGGGCGCGTCTGCTGCACGGCCCTGTACCACCCCAGTACGGCCCGGCGAGACACACGGCCCCCAACCGCGGGAGCCGCGCCAGGGAGAGGATTGATCGTGCGACACCGTTCCTTGCTCATCATGACCAGCGTGCTCACCACCGGAGCACTCACGCTCACCGCCTGCGGATCGCGCGACGACGACAAGGGCAGCGACAGCAGCAAGAAGACCACCGTCATCATCGGCGTCGACGCCCCGCTCACCGGCCAGAACTCGGCCACGGGCCTCGGCATCCAGGGCGGCGTGCAGATCGCCGTGAACGACGCCAACAAGAACAACACCGTTCCCGGCGTGACGTTCAAGGTCCAGGCGCTCGACGACAAGGCGATCCCGGCCCAGGGCCAGTCCAACGCCACCCAGCTCGTCCAGAACGAGAAGGTCCTCGGCGTCGTCGGCCCGCTGAACTCCGGTGTCGCCACCCAGATGCAGCAGGTCTTCGCCACCGCCAACCTGGTCGAGGTCTCCCCGTCCAACACGGCCCCCGAGCTCACCCAGGGCAAGAACTGGCAGACCTCCAAGTCCCGCCCGTTCAAGACCTACTTCCGCACCGCCACCACCGACGCCCTGCAGGGCGGCTTCGCGGCCGACTACGCCTACAACACGCTGAAGAAGCGCAAGGTGTTCGTGGTCGACGACAAGCAGACCTACGGTGCCGGCCTCGCCAAGCTCTTCAAGGCGGGCTTCACCAAGGCCGGCGGCAAGGTCACGGGCCAGGACCACGTCAACACCGGCGACACGGACTTCTCCGCCCTCGTCACCAAGATCAAGAACTCCAAGGCCGACCTCGTCTACTACGGCGGCCAGTACGACGAGTCCGAGAAGCTCACCAAGCAGCTCAAGGACGGCGGCGCCAAGGTCCCGCTGTTCGGCGGTGACGGCATGTTCAGCGACACCTACATCCAGACCGCCGGCAAGACCTCCGAAGGCGACCTCGCCACCTCGGTCGGCCAGCCCGTCGACTCCCTGCCCTCCGCCGCCGACTTCATCAAGAAGTACAAGGCCTCCGGCCTCAAGGGCGACTACGGCACGTACGGCGGCTACTCCTACGACGCCGCCACCGCCATCATCAAGGCGATCGGCAACGTCGTGAAGGACGGCAAGGTCCCCTCCGACGCCCGCACCAAGATCGTCGGCGAGGTCCAGAAGACCAAGTTCGACGGCATCGCCGGACCCGTCTCCTTCGACGAGTACGGCGACACCACCAACAAGCAGCTCACCGTCTACCAGGTCGTCGACGGCAAGTGGAAGGCCGTCAAGAGCGGCACGTTCAACGGCTGATCCGAACCACCCCGGGCCACCAGGCGGTTCGGTCACCAAGGGCCACGGCCCGACCGAACCGCCGACCCGGTCCACATCACCGGGACAGGCCCTCAGCACCACCTCTGGGCCGCGCGGCCATGACCACCCGTCACCGCGCGGCCCGCTTCATACGCCCTGCTCAACCTCTCCCCACCACATGGAGGCCATGCGGTGAACACCCTGCCGCAGCAGCTGGCCAACGGGCTGTTCCTCGGCTCGATGTACGGGCTGATCGCCATCGGCTACACGATGGTGTACGGCATCGTCCAGCTCATCAACTTCGCCCATGGCGAGATCTTCATGACCGGCGGCTTCGGCGCACTCACGGTCTACCTCTACGTTCTGCCCAACGGCACATCCATGTGGATAGCCCTCCCCGCGATGCTGATAGGCGGCGGAATCGTCTCCGTCCTCATCGCCGTCGGGGCCGAACGCTTCGCCTACCGACCACTGCGCGGAGCACCACGCCTCGCCCCGCTCATCACGGCCATCGGTCTGTCGCTCGCGCTCCAGCAGCTCGTCTTCAACTGGTACCCGAACGCCAAGAACGACCTCAAGTTCCCCCAACTGCCCTTCGGACCCGTCCACATCGGCTCCATCAGCATCCAGAGCGGCAGCGTCTTCGTCATCATCGCCGCCCCCCTCTGCATGGCGGCCCTCGCCCTGTTCGTCAGCCTCTCCCGCACCGGCCGCGCCATGCAGGCCACCGCGCAGGACCCTGACACCGCGCAGCTCATGGGCATCGACACCAACCGCATCATCGTCATCGCCTTCGCCATCGGCGGCTTCTTCGCCGCCGTCGCAGCCGTCTCGTACGGCCTGCGCTACGGCACGGTCAAGTACGACATGGGCTTCCAGATGGGCCTCAAGGCCTTCACCGCAGCCGTCCTCGGCGGCATCGGCAACATCTACGGCGCCATGATCGGCGGCCTGGTCCTCGGCCTCGCCGAAACCATGGCCACCAGCTACATCGACGGCATCCCGGGCATGCAGCAGCTCGGCGGCGGCGGCTGGTCCTCCGTCTGGGCCTTCGTACTCCTCATCCTCGTACTGCTGTTCAGGCCACAAGGCCTCATCGGCGAACGCGTCGCGGACAGGGCGTGAGCACCATGGCAACCACAGACACCACCACCCCCGCCCGCGGTCTCATCGCGCTCCCCCAGACCGCGGCCCGCACCCTCGTCGCCGTCGGCGCCGTCGCCACCATCGCCAGCACCTTCATGTCCTGGACCTACACGTCCGACTTCCCCGGGGACCTCACCTACTACGGCTCCCCGGCCGGACTCCAGATCCTCGCCCTCGTCGCCGGCGTCCTGACCCTCCTGTTCGCGCTCACCCTCTTCGGTGTCCGCGGCCTCGGCTGGCTCAACCCAGCAGGCGCCACCCAGCCCGTCCTGCTCGCCACCGCGTCCGCGTTCGCCGTGAGCTGGTTCAGCGCCATCGCCATCGCCGTCGACCTCAAGGGCCTCGTCGCACTCGACCCCGGCGCGTACATCGCCGCCGTCGGATCCGCCATCGCCCTGGTCGGCGCGCTCGCGCTCCCCACGCCCGGTGACACCTTCAAGGACTACGTCACCAAGCCCGGACGCATCCCCCCGGCCGCAAAGCTCCCGGCCTGGGGCGAACGCCTCGTCATCACCGCCGCCACCGCCCTCGCGCTGATCGTCTTCGCCTACGGCGTCGGCGTCGACCCCGACGCGAGCGAAACGTTCCTGGGCTACATCCTCCTGGTCGTCCTCGGCACCTGGTCCCTGTTCACCGCGGGACTCTTCGACCGCTTCGCCCAGCTCAACGCCGGCCACAAGGGATTCGCCACCTCCATGGCCTTCCTCGCGGCGGCCCTCTTCCCCTTCGTCGAGAACAACGAGCACAACTCCAACCTCGGCGTGAACATCCTCGTCGTCGCCACCGTCGCCCTCGGCCTCAACATCGTCGTCGGCCTCACCGGCCTCCTCGACCTCGGATACGTCGCCTTCCTCGGCGTCGGCGCCTACGCGGCCGCCCTCGTCTCCGGATCCGAGTTCTCCCGCTTCGCCGGCGTCCAGTTCCCCTTCTG
This window contains:
- a CDS encoding DUF4184 family protein produces the protein MPFTISHAAAVLPAVRRDGTGRGALVPSLLVAGSFAPDVTYFAASAVPGAMEFGDFTHSFPGVFTIDVAVAAVLVGLWRLLREPVIALLPGRVRGQVLVVARGAGTGRPAGAFAWERRPVAAVWWWYVSAVLGATTHVVWDAFTHLDRWGMRVFPVLGEEIAGSPLYWYAQYGGSAVALVVIALFVVSAVRRVPSAAAADARAALPQLSVGERWVAALVIGGCVAVAAGVRTVRWWTYWGAVAKPWEIIPTLCFGGGAGLVLGLVVYALLVRGRRGPAGREVAPAPVRQQQR
- the polA gene encoding DNA polymerase I; this translates as MAETAAKKTEKKTSGSRPRLMLMDGHSLAYRAFFALPAENFTTATGQPTNAIYGFASMLANTLRDEAPTHFAVAFDVSRKTWRSEEFTEYKANRSKTPDEFKGQVELIGELLDAMHTPRFAVDGFEADDIIATLATQAEAAGFDVLVVTGDRDSFQLVSDHVTVLYPTKGVSELTRFTPEKVEEKYGLTPAQYPDFAALRGDPSDNLPGIPGVGEKTAAKWINQFGSFAELVERAEEVKGKAGQNFRDHIEAVKLNRRLTEMVRDVELPQTVEDLERAAYDRTAVAMVLDTLEIRNPSLRERLLAVDPGAEEAEQTPAEPGVDVDGSVLGAGEVAPWLAEHGDAALGLATVDTWALGAGSVTEVALAGAGGAAAWFDPTQLDEADENAFAAWLADAAKPKVLHNAKNVMRVFAEHGWTVDGITMDTALAAYLVKPGRRSFALDALTLEYLGRELAPAAADGQLAFGTEDDDQAEADALMVHARAILDLGEAFGGKLREVGAADLLKDVELPTSTLLARMERHGIAADRAHLEAMEQMFGGAVQQAVKEAHASVGHEFNLGSPKQLQEVFFGELDLPKTKKTKTGYTTDADALAWLATQTDHELPVIMLRHREQAKLRVTVEGLIKTIAADGRIHTTFNQTVAATGRLSSTDPNLQNIPVRTDEGRAIRRGFVVGEGFESLMTADYSQIELRVMAHLSEDEGLLEAFTSGEDLHTTVGAQVFGVERSAVDAEMRRKIKAMSYGLAYGLSAFGLSGQLNIEPGEARVLMDTYFERFGGVRDYLRRVVDEARATGYTETMLGRRRYLPDLNSDNRQRREMAERMALNAPIQGTAADIVKIAMLNVDKALKDAKLKSRLLLQVHDEIVLEIAPGEAAAAEELVRREMAGAVHLRAPLDVSVGVGPDWESAAH
- a CDS encoding FdhF/YdeP family oxidoreductase, which gives rise to MATKPPTGDPVQDAPQVDAPLRAAAGLPAVAHSLKIAQQQMGVRRTALTLLRVNQKDGFDCPGCAWPEPEHRHKAEFCENGAKAVAEEATLRRVTPDFFAAHPVADLATRSGYWLGQQGRLTHPMYLADGAERYEPVSWERAFDIIAEELTALASPDEAVFYTSGRTSNEAAFLYQLFAREFGTNNLPDCSNMCHESSGSALTETIGIGKGSVSLEDLYKSDLIIVAGQNPGTNHPRMLSALEKAKANGSKIITINPLPEAGLERFKNPQTPQGMLKGATLTDLFLQIRLGGDQALFRLLNKLILETEGAVDDTFIAEHTHGYEEFTAAARAADWDATLTATGLERAEIEEALALVLASERTVVCWAMGLTQHKHSVPTIREVVNFLLLRGNIGRPGAGVCPVRGHSNVQGDRTMGVFERPAPAFLDALEKEFGFAPPREHGFDVVRAIEALRDGAAKVFFAMGGNFVAASPDTDVTEAAMRRAALTVHVSTKLNRSHAVTGARALILPTLGRTERDLQSSGEQFVTVEDSMSMVHASRGRLAPASKHLLSEPAIVARLARRVLGDASRTPWEEFEKDYATVRDRIAKVIPGFEDFNARVTGSAGHPGGFTLPHGPRDERRFPTATGKANFTAAPVAYPKLPEGRLLLQTLRSHDQYNTTIYGLDDRYRGIRNGRRVVLVSPHDAQGLGLADGSYVDLVSEWTDGVERRAPGFRVVHYPTARGCAAAYYPETNVLIPLDSTADTSNTPTSKSVVVRLEQSATD
- a CDS encoding PaaI family thioesterase — its product is MGEHSSVKFPQEIIDEYAALGVDLPALFSAGDLGTRMGVQIKEASPERVVGTMPVEGNTQPYGLLHGGASAVLAETLGSVGSMLHGGSAKIAVGVDLNCTHHRGARSGLVTGVATPVHRGRSTATYEIVITDEQDRRVCSARLTCLLKDMPKS
- a CDS encoding branched-chain amino acid ABC transporter substrate-binding protein, whose protein sequence is MTSVLTTGALTLTACGSRDDDKGSDSSKKTTVIIGVDAPLTGQNSATGLGIQGGVQIAVNDANKNNTVPGVTFKVQALDDKAIPAQGQSNATQLVQNEKVLGVVGPLNSGVATQMQQVFATANLVEVSPSNTAPELTQGKNWQTSKSRPFKTYFRTATTDALQGGFAADYAYNTLKKRKVFVVDDKQTYGAGLAKLFKAGFTKAGGKVTGQDHVNTGDTDFSALVTKIKNSKADLVYYGGQYDESEKLTKQLKDGGAKVPLFGGDGMFSDTYIQTAGKTSEGDLATSVGQPVDSLPSAADFIKKYKASGLKGDYGTYGGYSYDAATAIIKAIGNVVKDGKVPSDARTKIVGEVQKTKFDGIAGPVSFDEYGDTTNKQLTVYQVVDGKWKAVKSGTFNG
- a CDS encoding branched-chain amino acid ABC transporter permease, which codes for MNTLPQQLANGLFLGSMYGLIAIGYTMVYGIVQLINFAHGEIFMTGGFGALTVYLYVLPNGTSMWIALPAMLIGGGIVSVLIAVGAERFAYRPLRGAPRLAPLITAIGLSLALQQLVFNWYPNAKNDLKFPQLPFGPVHIGSISIQSGSVFVIIAAPLCMAALALFVSLSRTGRAMQATAQDPDTAQLMGIDTNRIIVIAFAIGGFFAAVAAVSYGLRYGTVKYDMGFQMGLKAFTAAVLGGIGNIYGAMIGGLVLGLAETMATSYIDGIPGMQQLGGGGWSSVWAFVLLILVLLFRPQGLIGERVADRA